Proteins from a single region of Gossypium arboreum isolate Shixiya-1 chromosome 1, ASM2569848v2, whole genome shotgun sequence:
- the LOC108480250 gene encoding transcription activator MSS11 yields the protein MASACVNNIGVSPESFQPKTSYPSFGWLSPRISFSREEESSSKSKSKTDPDTTEIQDVPPSEFEFRLEDPVAMLPADELFSDGKLVPLHLSTVKQLQQQQQQRQEQEQHRALNGLAEIRSRETGSSMEVSGSDHYLFSPKAPRCSSRWRELLGLKKCSLSTNNQPSKPESQSSKVSLLSNNNPKSLKHFLHRSSKSSSDSSFNLPLLKSSDSESVSISSSRLSLSSSSSGHEHDDLPRLSLDSDKPSPNPFAPCRNINPNPNPPRMRMVKPRPGSGSDQTSTGGARMGRSPIRREPTTSRGVSVDSPRMNSSGKIVFQSLERSSSSPSSFNGGPRFKQRGMERSYSANVRITPVLNVPVCSLRGSSKSGSVFGFGQLFSSSPQKNPNGSLSSSSSSASIKGHQISCNRNRTTDRNH from the coding sequence ATGGCTTCAGCTTGTGTTAACAATATCGGCGTTTCGCCGGAGAGTTTCCAGCCCAAGACGAGTTACCCATCGTTCGGCTGGTTGAGTCCACGGATTTCGTTCAGTCGAGAGGAAGAATCGTCGTCGAAGTCGAAGTCTAAAACGGATCCTGACACGACGGAGATCCAGGATGTTCCCCCGAGTGAGTTTGAGTTCAGGCTTGAAGATCCCGTCGCCATGTTACCGGCAGATGAGCTTTTCTCCGATGGTAAACTAGTGCCTCTACATTTATCGACTGTTAAACAACTgcagcaacaacaacaacaacgacAAGAACAAGAGCAACATCGTGCTTTGAATGGTTTAGCTGAGATCAGGTCAAGGGAAACAGGTTCATCAATGGAGGTTTCCGGGTCGGATCATTATTTGTTTTCACCTAAAGCTCCGAGGTGTTCAAGCAGGTGGAGGGAACTACTGGGTCTCAAAAAATGTTCACTAAGCACCAATAATCAACCATCAAAACCCGAATCTCAAAGCAGCAAAGTCTCGTTATTATCCAATAATAACCCAAAATCTCTCAAGCATTTCCTTCATAGAAGCTCCAAATCTTCCTCAGATTCTTCATTCAATCTCCCATTGTTGAAAAGCTCAGATTCCGAATCAGTTTCCATATCTTCATCACGTTTATCCCTTTCTTCATCATCTTCAGGCCATGAACACGACGATCTCCCACGGCTATCACTAGATTCCGATAAGCCAAGCCCCAACCCTTTTGCACCATGTAGAAACATAAACCCTAACCCAAACCCACCAAGAATGAGGATGGTTAAGCCAAGACCAGGGTCTGGGTCCGATCAAACATCCACCGGTGGAGCTAGAATGGGTCGGAGTCCGATCCGGAGAGAACCAACGACAAGCCGGGGAGTTTCAGTGGATAGTCCAAGAATGAACTCTTCAGGGAAAATCGTATTTCAAAGCTTGGAAAGAAGTTCAAGCAGTCCAAGCAGCTTCAATGGCGGTCCAAGGTTTAAACAAAGGGGAATGGAAAGATCATATTCAGCAAACGTTAGGATCACTCCGGTCCTTAACGTACCCGTTTGTTCATTGAGAGGATCTTCGAAATCGGGTTCGGTTTTCGGGTTCGGGCAGTTGTTTTCATCTTCCCCACAAAAGAATCCTAATGGatcattatcatcatcatcatcatcggcAAGCATTAAAGGCCATCAGATTAGCTGCAACAGAAACAGAACAACCGATCGAAATcattga